One region of Paralichthys olivaceus isolate ysfri-2021 chromosome 12, ASM2471397v2, whole genome shotgun sequence genomic DNA includes:
- the syt16 gene encoding synaptotagmin-16 isoform X3, which yields MAPDSCLFVWSDQCVIVCPLSLLLPVTPEAIGFLSAVGVFIVALAVLFLFINKKLCFSRVGGLPCLEEHGRRKKGRQGIRQGLVNSYGDNDGLSSSDSEEEVLKQFEISVSRSQSFRSTAVSGGEQPAQQSQPALGRRHKFTRLSDQEEGSTEPSDCEEMAAQNQSGFQDPLSAAVEEMERASSAPPDNPSFHEASDARDSPAPSMSRPAADGSEDTQQAAQDRDQNEVTDSSSTWSPEQEQPPKEEVSSQPVSSFPRPPISICGDLVLSLEYRPDAEKLLVSVVAARDVPDKARSGMDSWQVHMVLLPSKKQRHKTSVQKGSLPQFNETFRFSRLEPPDLRMSAIRFRLYALGGRMSREKMMGEKVLRLGGLNPAGGTMETTLVLEPRSNLKSVDSLLSLSTVSQSDSASSTQSLTHGGVPELLVGLSYNATTGRMSVELIKGSHFRNLAVNRPPDTYGRLSLLNSVGQEISRCKTSVRRGQPNPVYKETFVFQVALFQLSDVTLLVSIYTRRSMKRKEMVGWISLGQNSSGEEEQLHWQDMKEGRGQQVSRWHILLEA from the exons gttgtctgtttgtgtggtcTGAtcagtgtgtcattgtgtgtcccctctccctcctcctacCAGTCACCCCAGAGGCCATCGGCTTCCTGTCGGCCGTGGGCGTCTTCATCGTGGCGTTGgccgtcctcttcctcttcatcaacAAGAAGCTGTGTTTCTCGCGTGTCGGCGGACTGCCCTGTCTGGAGGAACATGGCCGCCGGAAGAAAGGACGACAAGGAATTCGCCAGGGTCTCG TGAACAGCTACGGTGACAACGATGGCCTCAGCTCCTCCGACAGCGAAGAGGAGGTCCTGAAGCAGTTTGAGATCTCGGTGTCGCGTTCGCAGAGTTTTCGCAGTACAGCGGTCAGCGGCGGCGAACAGCCGGCCCAGCAGTCTCAGCCAGCGTTGGGTCGACGCCACAAATTCACCCGACTGTCGGACCAGGAGGAGGGCAGCACCGAGCCGTCCGACTGTGAAG AGATGGCGGCTCAGAACCAGTCGGGCTTCCAGGACCCGCTCTCGGCAGCAGTCGAGGAAATGGAGAGGGCGTCTTCCGCTCCGCCAGACAACCCGTCTTTCCACGAGGCATCAGACGCCAGGGACAGTCCCGCCCCCAGCATGAGCCGACCGGCCGCAGACGGCAGCGAGGACACGCAGCAGGCTGCACAGGATCGAGACCAAAATGAAGTCACGGACAGCTCCTCCACCTGGAGCCCCGAG CAGGAGCAGCCTCCCAAAGAGGAGGTGTCATCTCAGCCGGTCAGCTCCTTCCCTCGACCCCCCATCTCCATATGTGGAGACCTGGTCCTGTCTCTGGAGTACCGTCCCGATgcggagaagctgctggtgtcGGTGGTGGCGGCCCGGGACGTCCCGGACAAGGCTCGCAGCGGGATGGACTCCTGGCAGGTGCACATGGTCCTGCTTCCCTCCAAAAAGCAACGGCACAAGACGTCGGTGCAGAAAGGCTCGCTGCCGCAATTCAACGAGACGTTCCGCTTCTCCCGCCTGGAGCCGCCGGACCTGCGGATGTCGGCCATCAGGTTCAGGCTGTACGCACTCGGAGGCAGGATGTCCCGCGAGAAGATGATGGGAGAGAAGGTGCTGCGTTTAGGAGGACTCAACCCGGCCGGCGGGACGATGGAAACGACGCTGGTTCTGGAGCCTCGCAGTAACCTCAAG agTGTGGACTCGCTGCTGAGTCTGTCCACCGTGTCTCAGAGCGACAGCGCCTCCTCCACTCAGTCTCTGACCCACGGCGGCGTCCCCGAGCTGCTGGTCGGCCTCTCCTACAACGCCACCACGGGACGCATGTCCGTGGAGCTCATCAAGGGCAGCCACTTCAGAAACCTGGCCGTCAACAGACCACCAG ACACTTACGGTCGCCTGTCTCTGCTGAACTCGGTGGGTCAGGAGATCTCTCGCTGTAAGACATCGGTGCGTCGCGGTCAGCCCAACCCCGTCTACAAGGAGACCTTCGTGTTCCAggtggcgctgtttcagctgtCGGACGTCACGCTGCTGGTGTCCATCTACACCCGGCGCAGCATGAAGCGCAAAGAGATGGTGGGCTGGATCTCTCTGGGTCAGAACAGCAGCGGCGAGGAGGAGCAGCTCCACTGGCAGGACATGAAGGAGGGTCGGGGACAGCAGGTCAGCCGCTGGCACATCCTGCTGGAGGCGTAA
- the syt16 gene encoding synaptotagmin-16 isoform X7: protein MAPDSCLFVWSDQCVIVCPLSLLLPVTPEAIGFLSAVGVFIVALAVLFLFINKKLCFSRVGGLPCLEEHGRRKKGRQGIRQGLEMAAQNQSGFQDPLSAAVEEMERASSAPPDNPSFHEASDARDSPAPSMSRPAADGSEDTQQAAQDRDQNEVTDSSSTWSPEQEQPPKEEVSSQPVSSFPRPPISICGDLVLSLEYRPDAEKLLVSVVAARDVPDKARSGMDSWQVHMVLLPSKKQRHKTSVQKGSLPQFNETFRFSRLEPPDLRMSAIRFRLYALGGRMSREKMMGEKVLRLGGLNPAGGTMETTLVLEPRSNLKSVDSLLSLSTVSQSDSASSTQSLTHGGVPELLVGLSYNATTGRMSVELIKGSHFRNLAVNRPPDTYGRLSLLNSVGQEISRCKTSVRRGQPNPVYKETFVFQVALFQLSDVTLLVSIYTRRSMKRKEMVGWISLGQNSSGEEEQLHWQDMKEGRGQQVSRWHILLEA from the exons gttgtctgtttgtgtggtcTGAtcagtgtgtcattgtgtgtcccctctccctcctcctacCAGTCACCCCAGAGGCCATCGGCTTCCTGTCGGCCGTGGGCGTCTTCATCGTGGCGTTGgccgtcctcttcctcttcatcaacAAGAAGCTGTGTTTCTCGCGTGTCGGCGGACTGCCCTGTCTGGAGGAACATGGCCGCCGGAAGAAAGGACGACAAGGAATTCGCCAGGGTCTCG AGATGGCGGCTCAGAACCAGTCGGGCTTCCAGGACCCGCTCTCGGCAGCAGTCGAGGAAATGGAGAGGGCGTCTTCCGCTCCGCCAGACAACCCGTCTTTCCACGAGGCATCAGACGCCAGGGACAGTCCCGCCCCCAGCATGAGCCGACCGGCCGCAGACGGCAGCGAGGACACGCAGCAGGCTGCACAGGATCGAGACCAAAATGAAGTCACGGACAGCTCCTCCACCTGGAGCCCCGAG CAGGAGCAGCCTCCCAAAGAGGAGGTGTCATCTCAGCCGGTCAGCTCCTTCCCTCGACCCCCCATCTCCATATGTGGAGACCTGGTCCTGTCTCTGGAGTACCGTCCCGATgcggagaagctgctggtgtcGGTGGTGGCGGCCCGGGACGTCCCGGACAAGGCTCGCAGCGGGATGGACTCCTGGCAGGTGCACATGGTCCTGCTTCCCTCCAAAAAGCAACGGCACAAGACGTCGGTGCAGAAAGGCTCGCTGCCGCAATTCAACGAGACGTTCCGCTTCTCCCGCCTGGAGCCGCCGGACCTGCGGATGTCGGCCATCAGGTTCAGGCTGTACGCACTCGGAGGCAGGATGTCCCGCGAGAAGATGATGGGAGAGAAGGTGCTGCGTTTAGGAGGACTCAACCCGGCCGGCGGGACGATGGAAACGACGCTGGTTCTGGAGCCTCGCAGTAACCTCAAG agTGTGGACTCGCTGCTGAGTCTGTCCACCGTGTCTCAGAGCGACAGCGCCTCCTCCACTCAGTCTCTGACCCACGGCGGCGTCCCCGAGCTGCTGGTCGGCCTCTCCTACAACGCCACCACGGGACGCATGTCCGTGGAGCTCATCAAGGGCAGCCACTTCAGAAACCTGGCCGTCAACAGACCACCAG ACACTTACGGTCGCCTGTCTCTGCTGAACTCGGTGGGTCAGGAGATCTCTCGCTGTAAGACATCGGTGCGTCGCGGTCAGCCCAACCCCGTCTACAAGGAGACCTTCGTGTTCCAggtggcgctgtttcagctgtCGGACGTCACGCTGCTGGTGTCCATCTACACCCGGCGCAGCATGAAGCGCAAAGAGATGGTGGGCTGGATCTCTCTGGGTCAGAACAGCAGCGGCGAGGAGGAGCAGCTCCACTGGCAGGACATGAAGGAGGGTCGGGGACAGCAGGTCAGCCGCTGGCACATCCTGCTGGAGGCGTAA
- the syt16 gene encoding synaptotagmin-16 isoform X1, which yields MAPDSCLFVWSDQCVIVCPLSLLLPVTPEAIGFLSAVGVFIVALAVLFLFINKKLCFSRVGGLPCLEEHGRRKKGRQGIRQGLVNSYGDNDGLSSSDSEEEVLKQFEISVSRSQSFRSTAVSGGEQPAQQSQPALGRRHKFTRLSDQEEGSTEPSDCEDLIQPPEGLMLTFLPCCLPSAEMAAQNQSGFQDPLSAAVEEMERASSAPPDNPSFHEASDARDSPAPSMSRPAADGSEDTQQAAQDRDQNEVTDSSSTWSPEQEQPPKEEVSSQPVSSFPRPPISICGDLVLSLEYRPDAEKLLVSVVAARDVPDKARSGMDSWQVHMVLLPSKKQRHKTSVQKGSLPQFNETFRFSRLEPPDLRMSAIRFRLYALGGRMSREKMMGEKVLRLGGLNPAGGTMETTLVLEPRSNLKSVDSLLSLSTVSQSDSASSTQSLTHGGVPELLVGLSYNATTGRMSVELIKGSHFRNLAVNRPPDTYGRLSLLNSVGQEISRCKTSVRRGQPNPVYKETFVFQVALFQLSDVTLLVSIYTRRSMKRKEMVGWISLGQNSSGEEEQLHWQDMKEGRGQQVSRWHILLEA from the exons gttgtctgtttgtgtggtcTGAtcagtgtgtcattgtgtgtcccctctccctcctcctacCAGTCACCCCAGAGGCCATCGGCTTCCTGTCGGCCGTGGGCGTCTTCATCGTGGCGTTGgccgtcctcttcctcttcatcaacAAGAAGCTGTGTTTCTCGCGTGTCGGCGGACTGCCCTGTCTGGAGGAACATGGCCGCCGGAAGAAAGGACGACAAGGAATTCGCCAGGGTCTCG TGAACAGCTACGGTGACAACGATGGCCTCAGCTCCTCCGACAGCGAAGAGGAGGTCCTGAAGCAGTTTGAGATCTCGGTGTCGCGTTCGCAGAGTTTTCGCAGTACAGCGGTCAGCGGCGGCGAACAGCCGGCCCAGCAGTCTCAGCCAGCGTTGGGTCGACGCCACAAATTCACCCGACTGTCGGACCAGGAGGAGGGCAGCACCGAGCCGTCCGACTGTGAAG ATTTAATCCAACCACCAGAGGGGCTAATGCTGACTTTCCTACCCTGTTGCCTTCCCTCTGCAGAGATGGCGGCTCAGAACCAGTCGGGCTTCCAGGACCCGCTCTCGGCAGCAGTCGAGGAAATGGAGAGGGCGTCTTCCGCTCCGCCAGACAACCCGTCTTTCCACGAGGCATCAGACGCCAGGGACAGTCCCGCCCCCAGCATGAGCCGACCGGCCGCAGACGGCAGCGAGGACACGCAGCAGGCTGCACAGGATCGAGACCAAAATGAAGTCACGGACAGCTCCTCCACCTGGAGCCCCGAG CAGGAGCAGCCTCCCAAAGAGGAGGTGTCATCTCAGCCGGTCAGCTCCTTCCCTCGACCCCCCATCTCCATATGTGGAGACCTGGTCCTGTCTCTGGAGTACCGTCCCGATgcggagaagctgctggtgtcGGTGGTGGCGGCCCGGGACGTCCCGGACAAGGCTCGCAGCGGGATGGACTCCTGGCAGGTGCACATGGTCCTGCTTCCCTCCAAAAAGCAACGGCACAAGACGTCGGTGCAGAAAGGCTCGCTGCCGCAATTCAACGAGACGTTCCGCTTCTCCCGCCTGGAGCCGCCGGACCTGCGGATGTCGGCCATCAGGTTCAGGCTGTACGCACTCGGAGGCAGGATGTCCCGCGAGAAGATGATGGGAGAGAAGGTGCTGCGTTTAGGAGGACTCAACCCGGCCGGCGGGACGATGGAAACGACGCTGGTTCTGGAGCCTCGCAGTAACCTCAAG agTGTGGACTCGCTGCTGAGTCTGTCCACCGTGTCTCAGAGCGACAGCGCCTCCTCCACTCAGTCTCTGACCCACGGCGGCGTCCCCGAGCTGCTGGTCGGCCTCTCCTACAACGCCACCACGGGACGCATGTCCGTGGAGCTCATCAAGGGCAGCCACTTCAGAAACCTGGCCGTCAACAGACCACCAG ACACTTACGGTCGCCTGTCTCTGCTGAACTCGGTGGGTCAGGAGATCTCTCGCTGTAAGACATCGGTGCGTCGCGGTCAGCCCAACCCCGTCTACAAGGAGACCTTCGTGTTCCAggtggcgctgtttcagctgtCGGACGTCACGCTGCTGGTGTCCATCTACACCCGGCGCAGCATGAAGCGCAAAGAGATGGTGGGCTGGATCTCTCTGGGTCAGAACAGCAGCGGCGAGGAGGAGCAGCTCCACTGGCAGGACATGAAGGAGGGTCGGGGACAGCAGGTCAGCCGCTGGCACATCCTGCTGGAGGCGTAA
- the syt16 gene encoding synaptotagmin-16 isoform X5, translating to MVTPEAIGFLSAVGVFIVALAVLFLFINKKLCFSRVGGLPCLEEHGRRKKGRQGIRQGLVNSYGDNDGLSSSDSEEEVLKQFEISVSRSQSFRSTAVSGGEQPAQQSQPALGRRHKFTRLSDQEEGSTEPSDCEDLIQPPEGLMLTFLPCCLPSAEMAAQNQSGFQDPLSAAVEEMERASSAPPDNPSFHEASDARDSPAPSMSRPAADGSEDTQQAAQDRDQNEVTDSSSTWSPEQEQPPKEEVSSQPVSSFPRPPISICGDLVLSLEYRPDAEKLLVSVVAARDVPDKARSGMDSWQVHMVLLPSKKQRHKTSVQKGSLPQFNETFRFSRLEPPDLRMSAIRFRLYALGGRMSREKMMGEKVLRLGGLNPAGGTMETTLVLEPRSNLKSVDSLLSLSTVSQSDSASSTQSLTHGGVPELLVGLSYNATTGRMSVELIKGSHFRNLAVNRPPDTYGRLSLLNSVGQEISRCKTSVRRGQPNPVYKETFVFQVALFQLSDVTLLVSIYTRRSMKRKEMVGWISLGQNSSGEEEQLHWQDMKEGRGQQVSRWHILLEA from the exons TCACCCCAGAGGCCATCGGCTTCCTGTCGGCCGTGGGCGTCTTCATCGTGGCGTTGgccgtcctcttcctcttcatcaacAAGAAGCTGTGTTTCTCGCGTGTCGGCGGACTGCCCTGTCTGGAGGAACATGGCCGCCGGAAGAAAGGACGACAAGGAATTCGCCAGGGTCTCG TGAACAGCTACGGTGACAACGATGGCCTCAGCTCCTCCGACAGCGAAGAGGAGGTCCTGAAGCAGTTTGAGATCTCGGTGTCGCGTTCGCAGAGTTTTCGCAGTACAGCGGTCAGCGGCGGCGAACAGCCGGCCCAGCAGTCTCAGCCAGCGTTGGGTCGACGCCACAAATTCACCCGACTGTCGGACCAGGAGGAGGGCAGCACCGAGCCGTCCGACTGTGAAG ATTTAATCCAACCACCAGAGGGGCTAATGCTGACTTTCCTACCCTGTTGCCTTCCCTCTGCAGAGATGGCGGCTCAGAACCAGTCGGGCTTCCAGGACCCGCTCTCGGCAGCAGTCGAGGAAATGGAGAGGGCGTCTTCCGCTCCGCCAGACAACCCGTCTTTCCACGAGGCATCAGACGCCAGGGACAGTCCCGCCCCCAGCATGAGCCGACCGGCCGCAGACGGCAGCGAGGACACGCAGCAGGCTGCACAGGATCGAGACCAAAATGAAGTCACGGACAGCTCCTCCACCTGGAGCCCCGAG CAGGAGCAGCCTCCCAAAGAGGAGGTGTCATCTCAGCCGGTCAGCTCCTTCCCTCGACCCCCCATCTCCATATGTGGAGACCTGGTCCTGTCTCTGGAGTACCGTCCCGATgcggagaagctgctggtgtcGGTGGTGGCGGCCCGGGACGTCCCGGACAAGGCTCGCAGCGGGATGGACTCCTGGCAGGTGCACATGGTCCTGCTTCCCTCCAAAAAGCAACGGCACAAGACGTCGGTGCAGAAAGGCTCGCTGCCGCAATTCAACGAGACGTTCCGCTTCTCCCGCCTGGAGCCGCCGGACCTGCGGATGTCGGCCATCAGGTTCAGGCTGTACGCACTCGGAGGCAGGATGTCCCGCGAGAAGATGATGGGAGAGAAGGTGCTGCGTTTAGGAGGACTCAACCCGGCCGGCGGGACGATGGAAACGACGCTGGTTCTGGAGCCTCGCAGTAACCTCAAG agTGTGGACTCGCTGCTGAGTCTGTCCACCGTGTCTCAGAGCGACAGCGCCTCCTCCACTCAGTCTCTGACCCACGGCGGCGTCCCCGAGCTGCTGGTCGGCCTCTCCTACAACGCCACCACGGGACGCATGTCCGTGGAGCTCATCAAGGGCAGCCACTTCAGAAACCTGGCCGTCAACAGACCACCAG ACACTTACGGTCGCCTGTCTCTGCTGAACTCGGTGGGTCAGGAGATCTCTCGCTGTAAGACATCGGTGCGTCGCGGTCAGCCCAACCCCGTCTACAAGGAGACCTTCGTGTTCCAggtggcgctgtttcagctgtCGGACGTCACGCTGCTGGTGTCCATCTACACCCGGCGCAGCATGAAGCGCAAAGAGATGGTGGGCTGGATCTCTCTGGGTCAGAACAGCAGCGGCGAGGAGGAGCAGCTCCACTGGCAGGACATGAAGGAGGGTCGGGGACAGCAGGTCAGCCGCTGGCACATCCTGCTGGAGGCGTAA
- the syt16 gene encoding synaptotagmin-16 isoform X6 has product MAPDITPEAIGFLSAVGVFIVALAVLFLFINKKLCFSRVGGLPCLEEHGRRKKGRQGIRQGLVNSYGDNDGLSSSDSEEEVLKQFEISVSRSQSFRSTAVSGGEQPAQQSQPALGRRHKFTRLSDQEEGSTEPSDCEEMAAQNQSGFQDPLSAAVEEMERASSAPPDNPSFHEASDARDSPAPSMSRPAADGSEDTQQAAQDRDQNEVTDSSSTWSPEQEQPPKEEVSSQPVSSFPRPPISICGDLVLSLEYRPDAEKLLVSVVAARDVPDKARSGMDSWQVHMVLLPSKKQRHKTSVQKGSLPQFNETFRFSRLEPPDLRMSAIRFRLYALGGRMSREKMMGEKVLRLGGLNPAGGTMETTLVLEPRSNLKSVDSLLSLSTVSQSDSASSTQSLTHGGVPELLVGLSYNATTGRMSVELIKGSHFRNLAVNRPPDTYGRLSLLNSVGQEISRCKTSVRRGQPNPVYKETFVFQVALFQLSDVTLLVSIYTRRSMKRKEMVGWISLGQNSSGEEEQLHWQDMKEGRGQQVSRWHILLEA; this is encoded by the exons TCACCCCAGAGGCCATCGGCTTCCTGTCGGCCGTGGGCGTCTTCATCGTGGCGTTGgccgtcctcttcctcttcatcaacAAGAAGCTGTGTTTCTCGCGTGTCGGCGGACTGCCCTGTCTGGAGGAACATGGCCGCCGGAAGAAAGGACGACAAGGAATTCGCCAGGGTCTCG TGAACAGCTACGGTGACAACGATGGCCTCAGCTCCTCCGACAGCGAAGAGGAGGTCCTGAAGCAGTTTGAGATCTCGGTGTCGCGTTCGCAGAGTTTTCGCAGTACAGCGGTCAGCGGCGGCGAACAGCCGGCCCAGCAGTCTCAGCCAGCGTTGGGTCGACGCCACAAATTCACCCGACTGTCGGACCAGGAGGAGGGCAGCACCGAGCCGTCCGACTGTGAAG AGATGGCGGCTCAGAACCAGTCGGGCTTCCAGGACCCGCTCTCGGCAGCAGTCGAGGAAATGGAGAGGGCGTCTTCCGCTCCGCCAGACAACCCGTCTTTCCACGAGGCATCAGACGCCAGGGACAGTCCCGCCCCCAGCATGAGCCGACCGGCCGCAGACGGCAGCGAGGACACGCAGCAGGCTGCACAGGATCGAGACCAAAATGAAGTCACGGACAGCTCCTCCACCTGGAGCCCCGAG CAGGAGCAGCCTCCCAAAGAGGAGGTGTCATCTCAGCCGGTCAGCTCCTTCCCTCGACCCCCCATCTCCATATGTGGAGACCTGGTCCTGTCTCTGGAGTACCGTCCCGATgcggagaagctgctggtgtcGGTGGTGGCGGCCCGGGACGTCCCGGACAAGGCTCGCAGCGGGATGGACTCCTGGCAGGTGCACATGGTCCTGCTTCCCTCCAAAAAGCAACGGCACAAGACGTCGGTGCAGAAAGGCTCGCTGCCGCAATTCAACGAGACGTTCCGCTTCTCCCGCCTGGAGCCGCCGGACCTGCGGATGTCGGCCATCAGGTTCAGGCTGTACGCACTCGGAGGCAGGATGTCCCGCGAGAAGATGATGGGAGAGAAGGTGCTGCGTTTAGGAGGACTCAACCCGGCCGGCGGGACGATGGAAACGACGCTGGTTCTGGAGCCTCGCAGTAACCTCAAG agTGTGGACTCGCTGCTGAGTCTGTCCACCGTGTCTCAGAGCGACAGCGCCTCCTCCACTCAGTCTCTGACCCACGGCGGCGTCCCCGAGCTGCTGGTCGGCCTCTCCTACAACGCCACCACGGGACGCATGTCCGTGGAGCTCATCAAGGGCAGCCACTTCAGAAACCTGGCCGTCAACAGACCACCAG ACACTTACGGTCGCCTGTCTCTGCTGAACTCGGTGGGTCAGGAGATCTCTCGCTGTAAGACATCGGTGCGTCGCGGTCAGCCCAACCCCGTCTACAAGGAGACCTTCGTGTTCCAggtggcgctgtttcagctgtCGGACGTCACGCTGCTGGTGTCCATCTACACCCGGCGCAGCATGAAGCGCAAAGAGATGGTGGGCTGGATCTCTCTGGGTCAGAACAGCAGCGGCGAGGAGGAGCAGCTCCACTGGCAGGACATGAAGGAGGGTCGGGGACAGCAGGTCAGCCGCTGGCACATCCTGCTGGAGGCGTAA
- the syt16 gene encoding synaptotagmin-16 isoform X4 — protein MAPDITPEAIGFLSAVGVFIVALAVLFLFINKKLCFSRVGGLPCLEEHGRRKKGRQGIRQGLVNSYGDNDGLSSSDSEEEVLKQFEISVSRSQSFRSTAVSGGEQPAQQSQPALGRRHKFTRLSDQEEGSTEPSDCEDLIQPPEGLMLTFLPCCLPSAEMAAQNQSGFQDPLSAAVEEMERASSAPPDNPSFHEASDARDSPAPSMSRPAADGSEDTQQAAQDRDQNEVTDSSSTWSPEQEQPPKEEVSSQPVSSFPRPPISICGDLVLSLEYRPDAEKLLVSVVAARDVPDKARSGMDSWQVHMVLLPSKKQRHKTSVQKGSLPQFNETFRFSRLEPPDLRMSAIRFRLYALGGRMSREKMMGEKVLRLGGLNPAGGTMETTLVLEPRSNLKSVDSLLSLSTVSQSDSASSTQSLTHGGVPELLVGLSYNATTGRMSVELIKGSHFRNLAVNRPPDTYGRLSLLNSVGQEISRCKTSVRRGQPNPVYKETFVFQVALFQLSDVTLLVSIYTRRSMKRKEMVGWISLGQNSSGEEEQLHWQDMKEGRGQQVSRWHILLEA, from the exons TCACCCCAGAGGCCATCGGCTTCCTGTCGGCCGTGGGCGTCTTCATCGTGGCGTTGgccgtcctcttcctcttcatcaacAAGAAGCTGTGTTTCTCGCGTGTCGGCGGACTGCCCTGTCTGGAGGAACATGGCCGCCGGAAGAAAGGACGACAAGGAATTCGCCAGGGTCTCG TGAACAGCTACGGTGACAACGATGGCCTCAGCTCCTCCGACAGCGAAGAGGAGGTCCTGAAGCAGTTTGAGATCTCGGTGTCGCGTTCGCAGAGTTTTCGCAGTACAGCGGTCAGCGGCGGCGAACAGCCGGCCCAGCAGTCTCAGCCAGCGTTGGGTCGACGCCACAAATTCACCCGACTGTCGGACCAGGAGGAGGGCAGCACCGAGCCGTCCGACTGTGAAG ATTTAATCCAACCACCAGAGGGGCTAATGCTGACTTTCCTACCCTGTTGCCTTCCCTCTGCAGAGATGGCGGCTCAGAACCAGTCGGGCTTCCAGGACCCGCTCTCGGCAGCAGTCGAGGAAATGGAGAGGGCGTCTTCCGCTCCGCCAGACAACCCGTCTTTCCACGAGGCATCAGACGCCAGGGACAGTCCCGCCCCCAGCATGAGCCGACCGGCCGCAGACGGCAGCGAGGACACGCAGCAGGCTGCACAGGATCGAGACCAAAATGAAGTCACGGACAGCTCCTCCACCTGGAGCCCCGAG CAGGAGCAGCCTCCCAAAGAGGAGGTGTCATCTCAGCCGGTCAGCTCCTTCCCTCGACCCCCCATCTCCATATGTGGAGACCTGGTCCTGTCTCTGGAGTACCGTCCCGATgcggagaagctgctggtgtcGGTGGTGGCGGCCCGGGACGTCCCGGACAAGGCTCGCAGCGGGATGGACTCCTGGCAGGTGCACATGGTCCTGCTTCCCTCCAAAAAGCAACGGCACAAGACGTCGGTGCAGAAAGGCTCGCTGCCGCAATTCAACGAGACGTTCCGCTTCTCCCGCCTGGAGCCGCCGGACCTGCGGATGTCGGCCATCAGGTTCAGGCTGTACGCACTCGGAGGCAGGATGTCCCGCGAGAAGATGATGGGAGAGAAGGTGCTGCGTTTAGGAGGACTCAACCCGGCCGGCGGGACGATGGAAACGACGCTGGTTCTGGAGCCTCGCAGTAACCTCAAG agTGTGGACTCGCTGCTGAGTCTGTCCACCGTGTCTCAGAGCGACAGCGCCTCCTCCACTCAGTCTCTGACCCACGGCGGCGTCCCCGAGCTGCTGGTCGGCCTCTCCTACAACGCCACCACGGGACGCATGTCCGTGGAGCTCATCAAGGGCAGCCACTTCAGAAACCTGGCCGTCAACAGACCACCAG ACACTTACGGTCGCCTGTCTCTGCTGAACTCGGTGGGTCAGGAGATCTCTCGCTGTAAGACATCGGTGCGTCGCGGTCAGCCCAACCCCGTCTACAAGGAGACCTTCGTGTTCCAggtggcgctgtttcagctgtCGGACGTCACGCTGCTGGTGTCCATCTACACCCGGCGCAGCATGAAGCGCAAAGAGATGGTGGGCTGGATCTCTCTGGGTCAGAACAGCAGCGGCGAGGAGGAGCAGCTCCACTGGCAGGACATGAAGGAGGGTCGGGGACAGCAGGTCAGCCGCTGGCACATCCTGCTGGAGGCGTAA